Proteins from a genomic interval of Caulobacter sp. SL161:
- the mobA gene encoding molybdenum cofactor guanylyltransferase, which yields MTSLGAIILCGGGSRRMGRDKAGLDWDGRRAVDRVADLARAVGAQALVTAGADLGWPWVADDAAGAGPVGGVLAGAQALGTARLLVLAVDAPTITPGDLAPLLAKGGCYEGLPVPMVLDAAALPADAEAGWPLRRLVERAGLVTLPVPDGALLRLRGANTPEERDELLRG from the coding sequence ATGACCTCTCTGGGCGCGATCATTCTGTGCGGCGGCGGCTCACGGCGCATGGGCCGTGACAAGGCCGGGCTGGATTGGGACGGCCGCCGGGCCGTCGACCGTGTCGCCGACCTGGCGCGCGCCGTCGGGGCGCAGGCGCTGGTGACGGCGGGGGCGGACCTCGGCTGGCCCTGGGTCGCCGACGACGCGGCGGGGGCGGGGCCCGTCGGCGGGGTGCTGGCGGGCGCACAGGCGCTGGGGACCGCACGGCTGCTGGTGCTGGCGGTCGACGCGCCGACGATCACGCCGGGCGACCTGGCGCCCCTGCTGGCGAAGGGCGGCTGCTACGAGGGCTTGCCCGTGCCGATGGTGCTGGACGCTGCGGCCTTGCCGGCCGACGCCGAGGCCGGGTGGCCGTTGCGGCGGCTGGTGGAGCGCGCGGGCCTCGTCACCCTGCCGGTTCCGGACGGCGCCCTCCTGCGGCTGCGTGGGGCCAATACGCCGGAGGAGCGGGACGAGCTGCTACGGGGCTGA
- a CDS encoding LacI family DNA-binding transcriptional regulator gives MNQPVERQRRRTTQSATIRDVAARAGVSPMTVSRVINRETTVKEETRQLVEKAIADLNYAPNPAARSLAGSAPFRIGLLYDNPSTGYLSEFLVGALDESSRTGAQIVIEKCAEPELARATLARLLKTGVDGLILPPPLCESPEVLAEIRAAGAAAVAVAPGTASADMATIRIDNEAAAFELTQHLIGLGHKRFGFIKGHPNQTVSQQRLDGFMTALKAAGIPQEAIRVEQGYFTYRSGLEAAERLLAADPRPTAIFAANDDMAAATAGVAHRLGLDVPGDVSIVGFDDTSIADNIWPPLTTVHQPIAAMARAAVDLVLEEIRRHRDGGGEPRQLMHPHTLIVRDSSGPAGA, from the coding sequence ATGAACCAGCCTGTCGAGCGCCAGCGTCGCCGGACGACTCAGAGCGCCACGATCCGCGACGTGGCGGCCCGGGCGGGGGTCTCGCCGATGACGGTGTCGCGGGTCATCAATCGCGAGACCACGGTCAAGGAAGAGACCCGCCAACTGGTCGAGAAGGCCATCGCCGATCTCAACTACGCGCCCAATCCCGCCGCCCGCAGCCTGGCCGGCAGCGCGCCGTTCCGCATCGGTCTGCTCTATGACAACCCCTCGACGGGCTATCTGTCGGAGTTCCTGGTCGGGGCGCTGGACGAAAGCAGCCGCACCGGCGCCCAGATCGTCATCGAAAAGTGCGCCGAGCCGGAGCTGGCCCGCGCCACCCTGGCCCGCCTGCTGAAGACCGGCGTCGACGGCCTGATCCTGCCCCCGCCCCTGTGCGAGTCGCCCGAGGTTCTGGCCGAGATCCGCGCGGCGGGCGCCGCCGCCGTGGCCGTGGCCCCGGGCACGGCCAGCGCCGACATGGCCACCATCCGCATCGACAACGAGGCGGCCGCCTTCGAGCTGACCCAGCACCTGATCGGTCTGGGCCACAAGCGCTTCGGCTTCATCAAGGGCCACCCGAACCAGACGGTCAGCCAGCAGCGCCTGGACGGCTTCATGACCGCCCTCAAGGCCGCCGGGATCCCGCAGGAGGCCATCCGGGTCGAGCAGGGCTATTTCACCTATCGCTCGGGCCTGGAGGCGGCCGAGCGCCTGCTGGCCGCCGATCCGCGTCCGACCGCGATCTTCGCGGCCAATGACGACATGGCCGCCGCCACGGCGGGTGTCGCCCATCGCCTGGGTCTCGACGTGCCGGGCGACGTCTCGATCGTCGGCTTCGACGACACCTCGATCGCCGACAACATCTGGCCGCCGCTCACCACCGTCCACCAGCCGATCGCGGCCATGGCCCGCGCGGCCGTCGATCTGGTGCTGGAAGAGATCCGCCGCCACCGCGACGGCGGCGGCGAACCGCGCCAGCTGATGCACCCCCATACGCTGATCGTGCGGGATTCCAGCGGGCCGGCGGGGGCTTAG